In Treponema vincentii, a single window of DNA contains:
- a CDS encoding transporter substrate-binding domain-containing protein has protein sequence MKKRVTACAVLCILCILFSSCRSNKLEYIEDPSWSKVQVKATLVIGVSDFVPILSFRNEKNEIVGYDIDILTELCRRLGIHPIFYPIDWTQKEILLNTGIIDCIASGFSLTEDRKQHYRMCTPYLQNAKIVVALASKEYQTLAQLRDKRIAVEVGTAGDEALLDVEVLKDHVSIRQLDSINHLYEALDAGTCDAAVLDLIYSWNMLDKNPRYRIINEAIATEYYTFAFRKTDKSLVAKIESVLIEMNGDNTIPNFSKKWFGSNLSILNTRF, from the coding sequence ATGAAAAAACGGGTAACTGCATGTGCAGTATTATGTATACTATGTATTTTATTTTCTTCATGCCGCAGTAATAAACTTGAATATATTGAAGATCCGTCTTGGTCAAAGGTTCAGGTAAAAGCCACACTGGTCATCGGTGTTTCAGATTTTGTTCCCATCCTCTCTTTTAGAAATGAAAAGAACGAAATAGTGGGATATGATATCGATATATTAACGGAATTATGCCGCCGCCTCGGCATTCATCCTATCTTTTATCCGATAGATTGGACACAAAAAGAGATTCTTTTGAATACAGGAATAATTGATTGCATTGCGAGCGGCTTCAGCCTTACGGAAGACCGGAAACAGCACTATCGGATGTGTACGCCATATCTTCAAAATGCGAAAATTGTCGTAGCTCTTGCAAGCAAAGAATATCAAACGTTGGCACAGTTACGAGATAAAAGGATAGCAGTTGAGGTGGGAACAGCAGGAGACGAAGCTTTGTTGGATGTAGAAGTGTTGAAAGACCATGTGAGCATCCGGCAGCTTGACTCTATTAATCACCTGTATGAAGCCCTCGATGCAGGAACATGCGATGCTGCTGTATTAGATCTTATTTACTCATGGAATATGCTCGACAAAAATCCACGATACCGTATTATCAACGAAGCCATTGCCACCGAATATTATACGTTTGCATTTCGAAAAACGGATAAATCGCTTGTAGCTAAAATTGAATCTGTTTTGATTGAAATGAATGGAGATAATACTATCCCGAACTTTTCAAAGAAATGGTTCGGTTCTAATTTGTCAATACTGAATACCAGATTCTAA
- a CDS encoding substrate-binding periplasmic protein encodes MKVKIFFGILLLFTILSCTEQRTNEEGINDSSLARVIVKNELVVGVDPSIPPLSFFSSTGEIMGYEVDIAKAVTEKLGVKLRLVPITSQNRIAELENRRINYIASGFINNEANAERFLLSIPYLRDALVVVVLQSFSGEVQFRQFTDLRNKRIGMLSDEEMRKIVMKSPLYINNGRRPYLYPRQEIMLTALDYGQLDAAVMNLLTYYNKTTIEKKPYEVIGDPINIATYSYAFRKEDEELVKAINILLVDMAQDGTLRRISEKWFGVDVSIAGKY; translated from the coding sequence ATGAAAGTAAAAATTTTTTTTGGTATTCTTTTGCTGTTTACAATTCTTTCCTGTACCGAGCAGCGAACAAATGAAGAAGGTATAAACGATTCTTCATTGGCAAGAGTCATTGTCAAAAACGAACTCGTAGTCGGCGTCGACCCGTCAATTCCTCCGCTCAGTTTTTTTTCCAGTACGGGTGAAATCATGGGATACGAAGTAGATATAGCCAAAGCCGTTACCGAAAAGCTCGGAGTAAAGCTGCGGCTTGTCCCCATTACATCCCAAAACAGAATTGCAGAACTCGAAAACAGAAGAATTAATTATATCGCAAGCGGTTTCATCAATAATGAGGCCAATGCCGAACGCTTTTTACTAAGTATACCGTATTTACGCGATGCGCTGGTCGTTGTTGTGCTACAAAGTTTTAGTGGTGAAGTACAGTTCCGCCAATTTACCGATTTACGGAATAAGCGAATTGGTATGCTGTCCGATGAGGAGATGCGTAAAATTGTCATGAAGTCCCCTCTTTATATTAATAACGGACGCCGGCCATATCTTTATCCCCGACAGGAGATCATGCTAACTGCATTGGATTATGGACAACTTGACGCTGCCGTCATGAACTTACTAACATATTACAATAAAACCACAATAGAAAAGAAACCTTACGAAGTAATTGGAGATCCGATCAATATCGCGACTTATAGTTATGCATTTAGGAAAGAAGACGAAGAGTTGGTAAAAGCGATAAATATTCTTCTTGTCGATATGGCGCAAGACGGAACCCTTCGGAGAATATCCGAAAAATGGTTTGGTGTCGATGTGTCAATCGCTGGGAAATACTGA
- a CDS encoding FMN-binding protein codes for MKKISLRIFTITLALAAFCFAGCSKNEGTAQQTGQSAQETQTAVRYKDGVYKAVSGIKDDWGGYAEVTITVKDGKITDCEFLSYEKDGTLKGEDYGKTDGVIKNAGLYKIAQNAIKNAEKYGPKLVETQRLDKVDAIAGATVSYELFENVVGIALKQAKAE; via the coding sequence ATGAAAAAAATATCTTTGCGTATATTCACAATTACATTGGCACTTGCGGCGTTTTGTTTTGCAGGGTGTAGTAAAAATGAAGGGACGGCGCAGCAGACCGGACAATCGGCACAGGAAACGCAGACTGCGGTACGGTATAAGGACGGCGTTTACAAAGCTGTTTCCGGTATTAAGGATGATTGGGGCGGGTATGCTGAGGTAACGATAACCGTTAAAGACGGTAAAATAACCGACTGTGAATTTCTGTCTTACGAGAAGGACGGAACGCTGAAAGGCGAGGACTACGGCAAAACCGACGGAGTGATTAAGAATGCCGGTTTATACAAAATTGCGCAGAACGCAATTAAGAATGCCGAAAAGTACGGACCGAAACTGGTTGAAACGCAGCGGCTTGATAAAGTGGATGCGATTGCCGGCGCGACCGTATCTTATGAACTGTTTGAGAACGTAGTCGGTATCGCGCTTAAACAGGCGAAGGCGGAGTAG
- a CDS encoding class II aldolase/adducin family protein, whose translation MNISEIKDQMCDICHKMWQLGWVASNDGNVSAKLEDGNFLVTPTGISKSLITPEKLLIITKNCEIIEGASGYKPSSEIRMHLRCYQDRDDVGAVVHAHPPAATAFAVAHLPLDRYTTIESVITIGSVPLTPYGTPSTDEVPEAIAPYLPEHDVLLLENHGALALGRDLLTAYYRMETLELSAKISIYAHILGGEKEISRENIDRLCRMRADYKVWGKHPGYKHYRKDE comes from the coding sequence ATGAATATTTCAGAGATTAAAGATCAGATGTGCGACATCTGCCATAAAATGTGGCAGCTCGGCTGGGTAGCGTCAAATGACGGAAATGTATCGGCCAAGTTAGAAGATGGGAATTTTTTGGTAACGCCGACCGGCATCAGCAAAAGCCTTATCACTCCTGAAAAATTGCTGATCATTACCAAGAATTGCGAAATTATCGAAGGAGCTTCCGGTTATAAGCCCTCATCGGAAATTAGAATGCACTTACGCTGCTATCAAGATCGCGATGATGTCGGCGCTGTAGTCCATGCGCATCCGCCTGCCGCAACAGCCTTTGCAGTCGCGCACCTACCGCTGGATCGCTATACAACCATTGAATCGGTTATTACCATCGGTTCGGTACCGCTTACCCCTTATGGAACGCCGTCAACCGACGAAGTTCCCGAAGCGATTGCTCCGTATTTACCCGAACACGACGTGCTTCTTCTCGAAAACCACGGCGCGCTTGCCCTCGGCCGTGATCTTTTAACCGCATATTACCGAATGGAGACCCTGGAGCTTTCGGCAAAAATCAGTATCTACGCCCATATCCTCGGCGGTGAAAAAGAAATTTCTCGCGAAAACATAGACCGCCTCTGCCGTATGCGTGCCGACTATAAGGTATGGGGTAAACACCCCGGATACAAGCATTATCGGAAAGATGAATAA
- the rpsG gene encoding 30S ribosomal protein S7, whose translation MGRKKKTINRPIAPDARYNSVVLSKFIARMMLDGKKSVTTAILYDSFDVIKSKTGEDPLTVFTKALENVKPLVEVKSRRVGGATYQVPIEIRESRREALGMRWIIGAARSRNGHAMSERLAAEVIDAYNNTGTAFKKKEDTHRMAEANKAFAHYRW comes from the coding sequence ATGGGACGAAAAAAGAAGACTATCAATAGACCGATTGCGCCGGATGCACGCTATAACAGCGTCGTGCTTTCAAAGTTTATTGCTCGTATGATGCTTGACGGAAAAAAATCCGTTACAACGGCTATTTTGTATGACAGCTTTGATGTAATTAAATCGAAGACCGGCGAGGATCCGCTTACCGTATTTACCAAAGCACTTGAAAACGTTAAGCCGCTTGTCGAGGTAAAATCTCGCCGCGTTGGTGGCGCCACCTATCAGGTGCCGATCGAAATCCGCGAATCCCGCCGCGAGGCGCTCGGAATGCGTTGGATTATCGGCGCTGCCCGCAGCCGGAACGGTCATGCAATGTCTGAACGTTTGGCTGCCGAGGTCATTGACGCCTACAACAATACCGGTACCGCCTTCAAAAAGAAGGAAGATACCCACCGTATGGCGGAAGCGAACAAAGCCTTTGCGCACTACCGCTGGTAG
- a CDS encoding ABC transporter permease has product MADSEAVKKLTVIELAKQNLKRKPFRTVSLIVLTAVLAFSLFAGSFLVKSLNGGMQSLSNRLGADIIVVPQGYDSKIESALLRGEPNSFYFKSEVVDRLKKIEGVDLASPQLFIATLSAGCCSFPLQVIGIDFDSDFNIKPWLERQIRLPLTDNQIVVGSNIVGDTQSQVKFFNQPFVITGRLAKTGMGFDNSVFMTIENAKRLAKEYERIMEHPVAQDEDLISSVMVRIKPNADVKTVAKRILAEFEGEQIYPLISKRMMTNISASIANLNVYIYVLLALLWLLSFIVLVVSFSSIFHERKEEFGMLRIIGGTKKKLAQLASAEAFIISASGAGIGTGLSCLIVLLFNQAIIAGLKMPFLTPPVLWILLCALLTLLAISVIGPLAALKTIHGFTKQEPALQLQG; this is encoded by the coding sequence ATGGCAGATTCCGAAGCGGTCAAAAAATTAACGGTTATCGAACTTGCGAAACAGAACCTTAAACGCAAGCCGTTTAGGACGGTGAGTTTGATTGTGCTGACCGCGGTGCTGGCGTTCAGTCTTTTTGCAGGCAGCTTTTTGGTCAAGAGTTTGAACGGCGGAATGCAGTCGCTGTCGAACCGGCTGGGTGCAGACATCATTGTCGTACCGCAGGGGTATGATTCAAAAATCGAAAGCGCACTGCTGCGGGGTGAACCGAACAGCTTTTACTTTAAGTCCGAGGTCGTAGACCGCCTTAAAAAGATTGAAGGGGTTGACCTTGCTTCTCCGCAGCTTTTTATCGCAACCCTTTCCGCCGGATGCTGTTCGTTTCCGTTGCAGGTAATCGGCATCGACTTTGATTCCGATTTTAATATCAAGCCGTGGCTCGAAAGACAGATTCGGTTACCGCTTACCGATAATCAGATTGTCGTGGGCAGTAACATCGTCGGGGATACGCAGTCCCAAGTTAAGTTCTTTAATCAGCCTTTTGTGATTACGGGACGGCTCGCAAAAACAGGTATGGGCTTTGATAACTCCGTGTTTATGACAATTGAAAATGCAAAGCGGCTTGCAAAAGAATATGAGCGGATTATGGAACATCCGGTTGCACAGGATGAAGATCTCATCTCCAGCGTTATGGTGCGGATAAAACCGAATGCCGATGTCAAAACGGTTGCCAAGCGCATCCTCGCTGAGTTTGAAGGTGAACAGATTTATCCTCTTATTTCCAAACGGATGATGACCAATATTTCCGCAAGTATCGCAAACCTCAATGTGTATATTTATGTGCTGCTTGCACTGCTCTGGCTTTTGTCGTTCATTGTACTTGTGGTATCGTTTTCTTCGATATTCCATGAGCGGAAAGAAGAATTCGGAATGCTGCGGATTATCGGCGGTACAAAGAAAAAACTTGCGCAGCTTGCTTCTGCCGAAGCGTTTATCATCAGTGCATCAGGTGCGGGAATTGGGACGGGTCTGTCCTGCTTAATTGTCCTCTTGTTTAATCAGGCAATTATCGCCGGCCTTAAAATGCCCTTTCTTACGCCGCCGGTTTTGTGGATACTGTTGTGCGCCCTTTTAACCTTATTAGCTATTTCGGTTATCGGACCGCTTGCCGCACTCAAAACCATTCACGGATTTACCAAGCAAGAGCCTGCGTTACAGCTGCAAGGATAG
- a CDS encoding MFS transporter, producing MEKAITRPLIVRRGMPYFLLFSIYAIVNTYLPIMLRTLGFSTAQIGILLGVIEIAGVCAPFFITRRLDKTGRYGLVMCIFGFDIALLLLPLLHSHSFFVTAICLGIFAIGFKGMVPVLDGFTTKALGQHNAQYGKIRALGSVGFVGMNLFLQLHPLISGKRPISMMLSISTGALLFVAMLRWVPDLYDPLQVRADKKNGAESLTGRNTVLPDGAEPLAVEQFPKDLIQLNAQETVTPAGQRRSPAVFAKLFWEYLLLIFLAFLGLVPCQRFFSLYVEEYIKIEASAGLWALSAMAEIPLLLISGKLIRHFDKERLLAVCLFSIIVRNCCYIFIPGIAGAVVGQLLHSLSFGLFHPLSVLLCVLHSRGNTVTAMTFFTAANGVAYVLGSVIGGYIIEYMGYQALFLLFSVFPAIGIGFCLLCLWQKSN from the coding sequence ATGGAAAAGGCGATAACACGGCCGCTGATAGTGCGCAGAGGTATGCCGTATTTTTTGTTGTTTTCAATATATGCGATAGTCAATACCTATCTGCCGATTATGCTTAGAACACTCGGGTTTTCAACGGCGCAGATCGGTATTCTGCTCGGTGTTATCGAAATAGCGGGTGTATGTGCACCTTTCTTTATTACGCGCCGACTTGATAAAACCGGTCGTTACGGATTGGTCATGTGCATATTCGGGTTTGATATTGCGCTATTGCTGTTACCGCTCCTCCACTCCCATTCTTTTTTTGTTACGGCGATCTGCCTTGGTATTTTTGCCATAGGTTTTAAGGGAATGGTACCGGTATTAGACGGATTCACAACAAAAGCGCTTGGACAGCATAATGCCCAATATGGGAAAATTCGAGCGCTCGGTTCTGTCGGCTTTGTCGGAATGAATCTATTTTTGCAACTGCATCCGCTTATTTCGGGAAAAAGACCCATTTCAATGATGCTGAGCATTAGTACGGGGGCACTGTTGTTTGTGGCAATGCTCCGATGGGTGCCCGATTTATATGATCCGTTGCAAGTTCGGGCAGATAAAAAGAATGGTGCGGAAAGTCTGACCGGAAGGAATACGGTGTTGCCGGACGGTGCGGAACCTCTTGCGGTAGAGCAGTTCCCAAAGGATTTGATACAACTGAATGCACAGGAGACTGTAACGCCCGCAGGACAACGGAGGTCACCTGCCGTATTTGCTAAGTTATTTTGGGAATACCTGTTGTTGATTTTTCTCGCATTCTTAGGGTTAGTTCCCTGCCAACGTTTTTTTTCGCTCTATGTAGAAGAATATATCAAAATAGAAGCATCTGCCGGTTTATGGGCTCTGTCGGCAATGGCAGAAATACCGTTGCTTCTTATTTCCGGAAAGCTTATCCGGCATTTTGACAAAGAGCGGCTCCTTGCTGTCTGTTTATTTAGTATCATCGTACGGAATTGCTGTTATATTTTTATCCCCGGCATTGCAGGCGCTGTCGTAGGACAGCTTTTGCATTCGCTTAGTTTCGGCTTATTCCATCCGTTGAGCGTGCTGCTCTGCGTTTTGCATAGCCGTGGCAATACAGTAACTGCGATGACCTTTTTTACTGCAGCAAACGGTGTCGCCTATGTACTCGGCAGTGTGATTGGCGGATATATTATCGAATATATGGGGTATCAGGCTCTTTTTTTATTGTTTAGCGTATTCCCTGCTATCGGTATCGGCTTTTGTCTTCTGTGCCTGTGGCAAAAAAGCAATTGA